A single region of the Triticum dicoccoides isolate Atlit2015 ecotype Zavitan chromosome 2B, WEW_v2.0, whole genome shotgun sequence genome encodes:
- the LOC119364925 gene encoding ferredoxin-thioredoxin reductase, variable chain-like: MATATATAAAAPSTSSSLLLRRPLPPNSTAARCLAPPRCRARLRTARQVAVSSVSPSPSPDVADEEAAAAPKLGKRVRVTAPVRVYHVPKAPDLDLRGKEGVVKQYVGVWKGKRITANRPFRVEFELKLDGQDKPVRFLAHLREDEFEFVRDE, encoded by the coding sequence ATGgcaaccgccaccgccaccgccgcggccGCCCCTTCCACCTCCTCGTCGCTCCTCCTCCGCCGACCCCTCCCTCCAAATTCCACGGCCGCGCGCTGCCTCGCGCCACCACGGTGCCGCGCGCGCCTCCGCACCGCGCGCCAGGTCGCCGTCAGCAGCGTGTCCCCATCCCCGTCCCCCGACGTGGCAGACGAGGAGGCCGCGGCCGCGCCCAAGCTCGGCAAGCGCGTGCGCGTCACGGCGCCGGTCCGCGTCTACCACGTCCCCAAGGCGCCGGACCTGGACCTCCGCGGCAAGGAAGGTGTGGTCAAGCAGTATGTCGGTGTCTGGAAGGGCAAGCGCATCACGGCCAATCGCCCTTTCCGGGTGGAGTTCGAGCTCAAGCTGGACGGACAGGACAAGCCGGTCAGGTTCCTCGCTCACCTCCGGGAGGACGAGTTCGAGTTCGTCAGAGACGAATAG